The ANME-2 cluster archaeon DNA window GTACGTCCGCGCCATCAGCACCACAATATCGGTAGGCTTACCGCAAATGGGGCACGAACCTTCACCCTTACCCAGTGCAGGGTCCTCTGGCTCACCCAGTATGCCGGCACCAACGATCTCTTCCATCTCAAGTCCGCAGTCCCGCTCGCCGCACCATGCAATACGTGCTATGCCTGTCCGGATATAATCCCTCACCTCATCCAGGTCAGTGCACAACCTTATATGATCATTCAATTCCCTGTCAGCAGTTTCCAACAGGCTATCGTGAATACCAGTAAAAGCTTTAATAATCCCTGGCAGGATACTGTCTATTGGAACGCTGTTCTTACCACCATTTCGCAATGCAACAACTGCGGAATTGTTCTTTAAGTCCCTTGGTCCTATTTCGATACGCACAGGAACCCCCTTCATTTCCCACTTATAGTACTTGGCACCCGGCCTTGCATCACTATCGTCAACCACGACCCGCAGTCCGGATTGCTTTAACGTATCTGACACTTTGTTTACTGCAGTTATGACAGTCTTATCTTCACCGAATACGATTGGGATTATTACAACTTGCACAGGTGCAACCTCTGGAGGTAACACCAGTCCCTTATTGTCACCGTGAATGGATATCAGGGCTGCGATACTGCGCTCACTGACACCATAACAGGTCTGGTGTGCCAGTACCTGCTCGCCATTAGTATCCTCGTACCTGATATCAAAGGTATTGGCAAAATTATCACCCAGGTGATGGGCCGTACCCACCTGCAGGGTCTTACCATCAGGCATCAGTACATCCACTGCCATGGTGTAGTCTGCACCAGGGAACTTATCCCAGTCAGGCCGCTTGCTCACCACAGTGGGTACAGCGAGCCGATGGTAGAACTCCTGGTATATTCGGGTAGCTTCCCTGACCTGGGCGGCTGCATCGTCCCATGTGGCATGTACAGTATGTGCCTCCTTGAAGGATGTGATCTCACGCAGGCGGATAAGGGGGCGCGTATGTTTTGTCTCGTAGCGAAAGGTATTGACTATCTGGTAGATAAGCAGCGGTAGATCAGCATGAGAGCGCACCCAGAGTTTATACATTGGATAAATAGCAGTCTCACTTGTGGGACGCAGTGCCAGTTTCACATCCAGCGGGTCAGTGCCGCCGTGTGTGACCCAGTAGACCTCATCCTCAAAGCCTTTGATATGCTCGGCCTCTTTCATGAACTCATGTTCAGGAATGAGCAGGGGGAACATAGCTTCCAGGTGCCCGGTATTGTCAAGGAGTTCACGCATAATGAAATATACCCTGGAGCGAATGGAAAAACCAAAAGGGTTCCACACATACAGCCCCTTGACAGGGTAGCGCACGTCCATGATCTCAGCTATCCGGAGCAGTTCATTATACCATTCGCTAAAATCTGACTTGGAAGGAAGGGATTTTGATTCTTCGGCAGGCTTTGTATTATCGGATGAAATGGAGAGGTCGGTCATAGTAGGAGTCTTGATGGTGAAGGAAATAATATTCTTTTCGGTTATTACCACACAGTATAACTTGCTTTTAGTTCCATTTCCCTTACGAGTTTCTGGTAATTGTTCAAAGTAGGCCCATCCCAATCATAATCGAAATCCTGGAACTTTTTAGTCAACTTGTCCATCTCTTCCTTTGTCAGGATCTTTTTCAATGGCCTGAAGATTTCTTCATCTTCATTCAAGTAGAGAGGGCGCACGTTTCTGACGAACTCACGGATATTTTTCATGATCCTTATTGTTGCATCCATATCCCCACTTGAGTGATCATCCACAGAATCGACTATTGTGGCAAGTAACTTGCCATTTTCTCTATATTGGGCAATGTAAGATTGGATTGATTCTTTTATCTCATTTTTCCCGATCTCTTCCAAAAATGGTAACAAAATGTCTTCTTCTTTTCCATAATGGTATCCATCATTGCACTCAAGTAACATGCCGATATTTCCCAGAATCATATCTGGGGATATAGATCTTTGTTCTTCAATACCCTCAGCTAATTTTTCCATCACATCCATTACCCTTTCCATTATTCTATGCTCATCAATTAACTGTGTGATAGGGTCGCTCTTTTTGCTTATTATAATAATCACCTTTGAATGGTCTATATTGCTTCATTTAAAGACACAGACTAATATAAATGTTTAGGACATTTATCTGCCATGGAAAGATATTTTGGTTAAATTACATTTTATCAGGGTACTGCTTTATTGATTAGGAGAGATTGTCGGAAAAGTACCTGAAAAGCGACTAAATTGAAACTTCCAGAAATATTTTTAAAACTGAATCACTATGCTGCGCCCAGTCAAGTTTAGATGGCAAAGCTAAAATATTCGAAAATCAGGCTTTTCCGACAATCTCTAGGATTTTATATCTTTATCCCGTTAGGTAGTTGTAAACATCCGGAGTATATCTATTGTTTGAGAATATTGTAGCACCTGGCGGTTATTTGGGTATTTTCTTATTATCCCTAATCGCCAGCAGCCTGCTCCGATATTCCTTGAACCTGTAGTGGCAGGTCTACCTGCCCTGGGTTTTCCATTATTCCCCACAGTAGTTATAGTATCGGCAGGTGCCACCTTCGGAAGCCTGACCACATATTTCCTTGGGAGAGGGAGTGAGGCCATTGCCGGGCGGTTCAATAAAAATGGGATTGGGGAGCGAATTCACGGCTGGTTCAATTTGCATGAATGGATAGGCATTACAGTAGTATTCCTTGGTGCACTTACCCCATTTCCTTTTGAGGTGGTCACGTTCGTGGCAGGATTCTCCCGGTTCCCTGTGCGGCTATATACAGTTGGTTGTTTTATTGGTAAATTGTTGAAATTCATCATCCTGATGCTGTTCGG harbors:
- a CDS encoding proline--tRNA ligase; this encodes MTDLSISSDNTKPAEESKSLPSKSDFSEWYNELLRIAEIMDVRYPVKGLYVWNPFGFSIRSRVYFIMRELLDNTGHLEAMFPLLIPEHEFMKEAEHIKGFEDEVYWVTHGGTDPLDVKLALRPTSETAIYPMYKLWVRSHADLPLLIYQIVNTFRYETKHTRPLIRLREITSFKEAHTVHATWDDAAAQVREATRIYQEFYHRLAVPTVVSKRPDWDKFPGADYTMAVDVLMPDGKTLQVGTAHHLGDNFANTFDIRYEDTNGEQVLAHQTCYGVSERSIAALISIHGDNKGLVLPPEVAPVQVVIIPIVFGEDKTVITAVNKVSDTLKQSGLRVVVDDSDARPGAKYYKWEMKGVPVRIEIGPRDLKNNSAVVALRNGGKNSVPIDSILPGIIKAFTGIHDSLLETADRELNDHIRLCTDLDEVRDYIRTGIARIAWCGERDCGLEMEEIVGAGILGEPEDPALGKGEGSCPICGKPTDIVVLMARTY
- a CDS encoding VTT domain-containing protein produces the protein MAGLPALGFPLFPTVVIVSAGATFGSLTTYFLGRGSEAIAGRFNKNGIGERIHGWFNLHEWIGITVVFLGALTPFPFEVVTFVAGFSRFPVRLYTVGCFIGKLLKFIILMLFGNALLSYFI